The sequence ATTTTGCGAAGGATGGGCCACGGCAGTGATATCATTTTGCGGCAGGTAATACACGCCTTGCAGTGCACTAGCCCCCACCATAGTCACTGAACCGGTAAAGTTTAAGCGTCCACCGCCATCAATCACCATGTCTGAAATTAATGTTTTAAATTTAAGGGTTTTCTTATCGATGGCCAGCTTATGGTGCATCTTAAACGGATGACGCTTCAACCCCGCCTGAAATTGCTCGAATCTATCGTTAGCGATATGTACAGGCTTATCACTGAGCAGGGATGCCATCAGACCATAATAAGGAAATATAGAGTGATCTTTTGCACCGAAGCCGCCGCCAATGAAGGGAGAATGTACCACTAACTTAGTGATCTGCCCCTTATATTGACTATGTTCAATCATCTCACCGGCTTGCAAATAAAAATCATGGGGAGATTGAATGGTTAGCACAGTATGTAGGGTGCCGCTGGTGCGATCGAACCAGCCATTAAATGCCTCAGGCTCCATCATCATGGGCTCGATAGACTGAGTCTGATAATCTTGCTCGAAGATAAACCAATCTTCTTCGTCCATCTTTTTCGCCATTTGATCGGCATAATAAATGGCGCGCTGACCCGTTGAACCGGATTTATTACCATCTGTCGGCCAGACCGCCTGATGATCGACATAATCAGGGAAAAATAGCCCGTCGCTCAAGGTGCTGTAGTTATCCACGCCATTGGCACCATTTTCACCTTCAGAGCGGACGATACGCCAACTGGCCAAGGGATCTTTGCTTGCTGTGGTTAATGGCGTTTTCTCACCATAAATTATGGCACTATCACTAAACTGTAATCTGGTTTTAGCGGCTTTAAAGGAAGCAAAATTATTGAAAATCAACAGGGCCACGGCGTGACCTAAATAATCAGGCGTTTGTCCTTTGGCTAGCAGCATCTTATCGCCGAAAAAGCCCGGTAATTTAATGCCCGCATCCTTCAGCGTTGCCGATGTGATAACTTGGCTTGGCTTAGCATTTACAGGGATGGCCGAAAGGTCGATGCCTTCGAAGCGGTGATCCGCCTTATTAGCACGTAGAATAAAGCCATAGTGCTGAGTATCGGGCCAGCCATCCATGTCCATGGCGCGATAATCGCGGCCATAAATCTTCTGGCCGGTGACTTTAGCCACGCCATCTAGGCGAAACTTAGGCTTCCCCGCCCCTTTCCACTGCTCCATCAACTCATCAGAAACTATTGCCGCCTTAGCCTTGCCTGCATTAAACAACATAGGCGCACTGTACACGGCGACTCCGCCCACCACACACTGCTTAATAAACGAGCGACGTGAAAGATCGAATCTAGACATAGTCTTTCCTTTTGTATTTATTTTTTTCAGGCACGCCTAATCCATCGAGTTAACTAAAAGAAGTAAATTCGGAAAAGTCTTTAATCGGAAAAGTTCATCATGAAGCTGACGGTTAATTTTCTATAGGATTGGCATAGTACATACTCGTGCTTAACACTAGGAATCTAAGTTAGAAAACGCCGAGTACCAAGTAAGTATATTGATATAAATCACATTTACCAGTAAAAACACGGCATGAAACAGACGTGATTAACTCGATCGGAATAGATTATATCTATTGAGTATTGATTTAAATCAACTTTTTAAGGTTCAGTTAATAAAAGAAATTGTAAATTTTATTGCAATAAAAAAAGCCAGTCATCTCTGACTGGCTTATATCGATTCACACTTAGGTTAGTGTTTGAACATATGCGCTTATGCTAATTTATGCTAATTTATGCTAGATACTGGCTAAAATCTTAGAGACAGTTTCCTTAGCATCGCCAAATAACATCTCAGTGTTATCTTTGAAAAATAGTGGGTTCTGGACCCCGGCATAACCGGTCGCCATAGAACGCTTGAAAACCACGACATTATCGGCGTTCCACACTTCGAGTACCGGCATACCCGCAATCGGACTGCCAGGCTCTTTCGCTGCAGGGTTGACCGTATCGTTCGCTCCGATAACCAGTACAACATCGGTATTGGCGAAATCATCATTAATCTCATCCATTTCCATCACTATGTCGTAAGGCAGTTTTGCTTCAGCCAACAAGACATTCATGTGACCAGGAAGACGGCCCGCAACCGGATGAATAGCGAAACGCACCTGCACACCTCGGTCTCGCAATTTCTTGGTTATTTCAGCAACTGGGTATTGAGCCTGAGCCACCGCCATGCCATAACCCGGTGCGATGATAACGCTGCGTGCATTTTTCAGCATCTCAGCCACATCTTCAGCCTGTGTTTCACGATGCTCACCTTGCTCACCATCGCCGATAACAACAGTGCCACCTTCGGCACCGAAACCACCTAAGATCACTGAGATAAATGAGCGGTTCATAGCTCTACACATGATATAAGACAGAATCGCACCCGAGCTACCCACTAATGCACCAGTAATGATCAGCAGATCGTTACCTAGCATGAAACCAGCTGAAGCCGCCGCCCAACCCGAGTATGAGTTAAGCATGGAAACAACCACTGGCATATCGGCGCCACCGATAGCAGAAACCAAGTTATAACCAAATACAAACGAGATAGCCGTCATGATAACTAAGGCTGTAATAGCATCAGTCTGCATGTAGTAAATACCAAGAGTCACAGATGCAACTAGCATGGCAAGGTTAAGCCAATGAGCGCCAGGCAAGGCTTTAGGGGTACTCTTTACTAAGCCACGAAGTTTAGCAAAGGCAACGATTGAACCGGTAAAGGTAACCCCCCCGATAAAGATCCCTAAGAAGACTTCCACGTCGTGAATGGTCTTAGCCACAGAGTCAATGTGCCCCGTAACAGCATCCATCAAGGCGCCGTGATCTAAAGCGCTCGAGAAGCCTACTAATACAGCGGCCAGTCCCACGAAACTGTGTAAGATAGCCACAAGCTCTGGCATCTCAGTCATCTCGACTTTTAGTGCCAGACGGATACCGATCACAGCACCTATAGCCATGGCACCGGTGACAATCCAACTATTATCACCAATTTGAGTACTGGCAAGTGTTGCAACAATCGCCACCACCATACCTATGATACCCAAAAGGTTACCGCGCTGTGCGGTTTCTTGTTTACTTAAGCCTGCGAGACTAAAGATAAACAAGACTGCTGCGATAAGATATGCAGCACTTAATAATCCTATAGACATATTGATCTTTTCCCTTAGTCTTTACGGAACATTTTCAGCATACGCTGAGTGACGGTGAAACCACCGGCAATGTTAATTGAGGCGATCAATATCGCAATCCCCGACAATACCAAAACAGCAGTATTGTCACTGTTCATCTGCACCAGAGCGCCCACAACAATAATGCCACTAATGGCATTGGTTACACTCATTAGAGGCGTATGCAATGAATGACTCACGTTCCATACCACGTAGTAACCCACGACGCAGGAGAGCACAAACACACTGAAATGCTGAATGAAATCAATTGGTGCCGAATTGGCAATCAAGCCAAACAGACCCGCAGCGACGAGGGCAAGCCCAGGTTTAATCCACGGATTCTTAGGCTTAGGTTCAACCACTTCGGTAGCAGCTTCTTCTACCTTAGCTTTGGGCTGAGCACTGACTTGAATCACTGGCGGTGGGAATGTGATTTCCCCTTCCTTCACAGCTGTCAAACCTCGGATAACCTCATCATCGAAATTAATCTCATAGTTACCGTCTTTCTCAGGCACCATGATTTTAAGTAAATTAACTAAGTTAGTACCGTATAGCTGACTGGCTTGAGTCGGCAGTCGACGGGAAAGCTCGGTATAACCGATAATGGTCACATCGTTAACCACTGCCACTTCACCCGGTACAGTCAATTCGCAGTTACCGCCATTGGCCGCCGCAAGATCGACAATCACACTGCCTGGCTTCATTAAGCCAACCATATCTTCTAAAATAAGTTTCGGCGCAGGCTTACCAGGTATCAATGCTGTCGTGATGATAATGTCGACATCTCTAGCCTGTTGACGGAACAGCTCCATCTCTGCATCGATAAATGCCTTACTCATCACCTTGGCATAACCGTCACCAGAACCAGATTCCTCTTCGAAATCCAGCTCCAAAAATTCGGCGCCCATGGAATTAATTTGCTCTTTCACCTCGGGACGAGTATCGAAGGCTCGCACTATGGCACCTAAGCTCCCCGCCGCGCCTAAGGCTGAAAGACCGGCGACACCGGCACCGATAATCAAGACTTTTGCCGGCGGCACTTTACCCGCCGCCGTGATTTGCCCGGTGAAGAAACGTCCAAAATGGTTGGCGGCTTCGATAACGGCACGATAACCATCGACATTGGCTAAAGAACTACGAGCATCGAGAGATTGAGCACGTGAAATACGTGGCACCATATCCATAGCAAGTAGATTAATACCTTTAGCCTTGAATTTTTCCAATAGGTCCGGGTTCTGAGCTGGCCATACAAAACTTGCCACTGTCGCACCGGCTTTTAATAGATCGGCCTCGTCAACACCCGTATCACTATTGATAGTCGGCGCATTCACTTTCAGTATGAGATCGGCTTGAAATGCATCTTCAAGGCTAACAATCTCGGCGCCAGCTTCTTGATACGCTTCATCTTTGAAGTTTGCTTGTGCTCCGGCACCGCTTTGTACAACAACACTGAAGCCTAATTTCTTAAGCTGTATCACAGTGGCTGGTGTCGCGGCTACCCGGCTCTCCTGCGCGAGGATCTCCCTTGGTATTCCGATTTTCATAGTGTCTTCCTGGTGTCGATAGTGATGTATTCTAATGCAGATCCCTAAGATATAAACTCAGTCACGCAATAGCGATTATTTTTAGTTCGTTTAGGTATAACAAAACAACGTATAGGGTCAAAGCACAATTAAGCATGTTGCTAAATGTTCACAAAACCAATCAACAATACCAAGATATTTGCGTTGTGGGTCAATAAAATTTGAGAATTGGGGCTGAGGTCAATTAAATTTTTGATAATCTATGATGGTGTGGGGCTGTCAATCGCATTCGGATATTAGTTATTTACAATAGTTATCAAATTCATCCGAATAAAAAGCGGAAATCTTACTGAATTCTTCACTCAATAGTTAACATGGGCTTAAACCAACTAGAGTTTTAACTCTATTGTTCTGATTTTTGAACAATGTGAGACTAAAATTGCATGATCACGTATTGAATACAGCTTCATCCCAATAGATACTCTGTCCGAAATGGATTGACAGGCGTTTGTTAAGATCATTAAAGCTAGGTAATGACTCCTCCATACCACTTAAGCAGGACCAGACGAAACGATGACAATTGTTATCGAATAAATCATATTCTCGGTAGGTAAAAATAGCTTGCTCAGCTTTGATTAACGCATCTTCATCTACCAGAGGCCGATGATCATGGCTGCAAGCGATATAGATCTTACTGCCAGTTCGACCCGCTAAGAAACGTTTGGTGGATACCGCGCGGATGAGACCATTACCGTGAAGTTCAATCAAGGTATGATCATCGAGCCAGATCCCAGTATGCTCAATCACGCCATAGACAAAGCAGCAGATAATCGTTCCGGGCAAAGGCTTAACACGCTTATGACCTGCTTGCCAAAGACTTGGATGAAGACCCACGTGCTTATTTTTCCCCTCGGGAACCGGTACAGTACCGCTGCGTCTCTTCTGCTCCAATTGATGACGCTTCTCTCTTTCATTGGCCAAAAATACGGCGCCCAGAGCACTCCCTACCAGGAGAAGAGGTAAAGCCATATCACACCCTCTTAGATAACAAACTTATCTCCGAGATTAGTCAGTTAGGTCAAAGATGTGAATATGAACTTTGTAAGTATGTTTGTGTTTTAAGTTGCTCAGTATTATTTAATTGCGAGTAGCTCGGCAACCGTTAACGACTCTCCCTGGCCAATAGCTGCAATCTGAGCGAGCAACAACTCACCACATGCTAATGCATCGACCAAGGCATTATGGGCGGCGTAAACAGGTAGACCGTATCGAGTGCGACAGGCACCGAGTCTCAAGGAGCCCTCTTTTAATACATCATGCTTTCTCAGCAAGCGTTTGCGCTCAACGGCTAATGTATCTATCGCAAGCAGTTTAACCGGCTCTCCCATTGTATTAGTCATGGCATTTTGTAGGAATGTTATATCCAGAGGTGCATGATGAGCCACCAGCACCTTACCTTGGGTCTTTTCAACAAACCAGGCAATCGCTTGATCTATCTCTATAGCATCTTCTAGATGGTTATCTAAAATACCGTGGATAGCCGCACTTTGACCGACACCACCCTCAACTTTGATTAACTTCTGCTCCGCCTTATCGAGCATCAGCAGGTTATTTTCAATGGGAATTAAGCCGATACTGAGAATTTGATCATGATTTGGGTCCAGTCCTGTCATTTCCAAATCCAGTGCAATTAGCTGAGTTTGACTGATATCTTGAGCTATCACGGACATTAACCCGCGATGATATAGTCTCATCACTTCCGAGCGACAACGAAAGGCACGCCAACATAACTTAGATTTAAGCAGCTGAGATATCACGATTTAGAAGCTCCAAGGGAATTTAAGTTTAATACCAAGTTGAACATCATGGACAACCTTATAAACCAGCTTAGAAGCTCCGGGGAAATTGAAGCTTAATACCACATTGAACATCATGAACAACCTTATGAACCAGCTTAAAAGCTCCGGGTAAATTTAAGTTTAATACCAGATTGAGCATCATGAACCACCTTGAAGGCATCCCTAAGCTGATGCCTAACCAGAGAAGAGAGGTGCTGGGGCTTAAGGTAGTTAGTGATCTCCTGTGAGTGCTTATCTTGATAACCTTGATTAGATAAGCGCATATGGGCGATAAATTCGTGGGCATCGGCCAGATTAAGGGCATCTTTGCGATTAATGATATTGAGATCCATCAACTGACGGATCCTTTTCGCTGTGTTCACCTCCTTGATCCCAGCCGATAAGGCGTAGACCCTGGCAATATCATTGATAAGTGCATTGCCCTTATGCTTCAAATCTATACCCTTGACCTCACGGCCATCTCTTTCTAAAACAAATTTTTTAAAGAATCCCAAGGGCGGCGATTCAGTCAAAGCATTACCTGCCATCCCCGCAAGAAAAATATCATTGCCCTTGGTATTGGCCAGCACGGTATCTTGCAGGCTATCAAATAGTGAGCTTGGGCCGTAGACAGAACGCATATCGAAGAAAATACTGGCATGCATTAGCGCCTTGGGCTCAGGGGTATTGACCCAAGTTTCAAATTTATGCTGCCACTGCTTCAAAGTAAGACGCCACAGGGGATTTTGCGCCATGATGTCTCCAGGGCAATAAACATAGCCACAGCTATCCAAACCAGCGCAGACCGACTTAGACAAGGCGTCAAAGTAGGCCGACGCCGTTTCATCGGGTTCATAAGCGAGTAATAGGCCGTTATCTTGATCGGAACAAGCTGCTTGATCTTGTCGTCCCTGAGATCCGAATGCCAACCAACAAAAAGCCATAGGTGCTTCACCCAGTAACTGCTGATTCAACACAATGAGGCGTCGGGTCAGCGCATCCGTCACCGAGGTCAAAACCCGGCCAATCTCCTCGGCCCTGGCATCGGCACTGATCAAGTTTTGCAGTAATAAGGGGATCTGTTTACTCACGCTAATCAAACTTTCAACTGTGTGCTGTCTCTCTATTTCACCGATAAGCAGCAAGGGTTGAGAGCTTTGACCACGTAATATATCTGTGCTGGTGAGGATCCCAATTGGGATCTCCTCATCCACTATGGGCAGGTGATGAATGCTGTGCTCGCTCATAAGCAGCATGGCTTCAAATACCAAGGAGCTCGATGTCAGCGTCTTTGGCCGAGTCGTCATCGCCTGATGCACTGGTAAATGACCGTCTAGCCCTTCAGCCAATACGCGATTTCTCAAGTCTCTGTCGGTCAAGATCCCCACCAGCTGATGATTATCGATGATCAATACCGAAGAGACCCGAGCCAGTCTCATTTTTTGCGCCGCTTCACCCACAGTAGAATGGCTATCGATCACCACAGGGTGCTTCGACATCAAGGTGTTTACCCGACTCGTGGTTGCCAGATCTTTTGCCTTAAACCGGCCTTGATGACGTAAACGTTTCGCGAAGGCGCGATTGAAGAAGCGATCGAAATGGCGATTTTCACTGCGCAGGTAATTGAACGTATCTGGATCTAAATGGTAAACCAGGCCATCTTCTAATATTTGTACCCTATTACTGACCTTTTCACCGGATAGCAGCGAAAGAAAACCAAAGTAGTCTCCCTCACCTAGCCTATCGACTAACTCGCCACCATCATCTCGCACCTCAAATGCGCCGCTGCGCACGATATAAAGCTGGGGATGGGTTTCATCTAAAGGAACTATCGCCGAGGCCTTACTGTAATAACCAACGGTTAAGCTTTTACAACAACGCTCGAGGGCGGCGGCTTTTAGAGTATCAAACGGCGCTTGGGCCTTAATAAACTGAGATATTGGCTGTAGTTCACTTGCATCCATAGACTGTCACCAGAAAAACAGAAAGAGACTGATAACAAAACTATACCCAGCTCAACCAGATAAAGGTATTCGACCAATGGCGACAATGAGTGGTTTTATTGGGTATTTAATTTAGCTTCTAGCTGACTTTTTAAATCCTGTACTGCTGGGGTTAAGCGGCGATGTTCAGGCATTTGGTTTATTTTACTTAAACCATGTTGATAAGCAGTTTCGGCATCAAAATATTGCTTGGACTCTTGATAGATATCCCCTTTCTTAAGTTGCCAACGAGGTAAACTGTTCACTTCATGGGGTAACTGCTCGATAACCCTCAATGCCTCTTCGGGCT is a genomic window of Shewanella psychrophila containing:
- a CDS encoding exonuclease domain-containing protein, whose product is MISQLLKSKLCWRAFRCRSEVMRLYHRGLMSVIAQDISQTQLIALDLEMTGLDPNHDQILSIGLIPIENNLLMLDKAEQKLIKVEGGVGQSAAIHGILDNHLEDAIEIDQAIAWFVEKTQGKVLVAHHAPLDITFLQNAMTNTMGEPVKLLAIDTLAVERKRLLRKHDVLKEGSLRLGACRTRYGLPVYAAHNALVDALACGELLLAQIAAIGQGESLTVAELLAIK
- a CDS encoding DUF294 nucleotidyltransferase-like domain-containing protein, whose amino-acid sequence is MDASELQPISQFIKAQAPFDTLKAAALERCCKSLTVGYYSKASAIVPLDETHPQLYIVRSGAFEVRDDGGELVDRLGEGDYFGFLSLLSGEKVSNRVQILEDGLVYHLDPDTFNYLRSENRHFDRFFNRAFAKRLRHQGRFKAKDLATTSRVNTLMSKHPVVIDSHSTVGEAAQKMRLARVSSVLIIDNHQLVGILTDRDLRNRVLAEGLDGHLPVHQAMTTRPKTLTSSSLVFEAMLLMSEHSIHHLPIVDEEIPIGILTSTDILRGQSSQPLLLIGEIERQHTVESLISVSKQIPLLLQNLISADARAEEIGRVLTSVTDALTRRLIVLNQQLLGEAPMAFCWLAFGSQGRQDQAACSDQDNGLLLAYEPDETASAYFDALSKSVCAGLDSCGYVYCPGDIMAQNPLWRLTLKQWQHKFETWVNTPEPKALMHASIFFDMRSVYGPSSLFDSLQDTVLANTKGNDIFLAGMAGNALTESPPLGFFKKFVLERDGREVKGIDLKHKGNALINDIARVYALSAGIKEVNTAKRIRQLMDLNIINRKDALNLADAHEFIAHMRLSNQGYQDKHSQEITNYLKPQHLSSLVRHQLRDAFKVVHDAQSGIKLKFTRSF
- a CDS encoding DUF778 domain-containing protein; translation: MALPLLLVGSALGAVFLANEREKRHQLEQKRRSGTVPVPEGKNKHVGLHPSLWQAGHKRVKPLPGTIICCFVYGVIEHTGIWLDDHTLIELHGNGLIRAVSTKRFLAGRTGSKIYIACSHDHRPLVDEDALIKAEQAIFTYREYDLFDNNCHRFVWSCLSGMEESLPSFNDLNKRLSIHFGQSIYWDEAVFNT
- a CDS encoding Re/Si-specific NAD(P)(+) transhydrogenase subunit alpha, translated to MKIGIPREILAQESRVAATPATVIQLKKLGFSVVVQSGAGAQANFKDEAYQEAGAEIVSLEDAFQADLILKVNAPTINSDTGVDEADLLKAGATVASFVWPAQNPDLLEKFKAKGINLLAMDMVPRISRAQSLDARSSLANVDGYRAVIEAANHFGRFFTGQITAAGKVPPAKVLIIGAGVAGLSALGAAGSLGAIVRAFDTRPEVKEQINSMGAEFLELDFEEESGSGDGYAKVMSKAFIDAEMELFRQQARDVDIIITTALIPGKPAPKLILEDMVGLMKPGSVIVDLAAANGGNCELTVPGEVAVVNDVTIIGYTELSRRLPTQASQLYGTNLVNLLKIMVPEKDGNYEINFDDEVIRGLTAVKEGEITFPPPVIQVSAQPKAKVEEAATEVVEPKPKNPWIKPGLALVAAGLFGLIANSAPIDFIQHFSVFVLSCVVGYYVVWNVSHSLHTPLMSVTNAISGIIVVGALVQMNSDNTAVLVLSGIAILIASINIAGGFTVTQRMLKMFRKD
- the pntB gene encoding Re/Si-specific NAD(P)(+) transhydrogenase subunit beta, which encodes MSIGLLSAAYLIAAVLFIFSLAGLSKQETAQRGNLLGIIGMVVAIVATLASTQIGDNSWIVTGAMAIGAVIGIRLALKVEMTEMPELVAILHSFVGLAAVLVGFSSALDHGALMDAVTGHIDSVAKTIHDVEVFLGIFIGGVTFTGSIVAFAKLRGLVKSTPKALPGAHWLNLAMLVASVTLGIYYMQTDAITALVIMTAISFVFGYNLVSAIGGADMPVVVSMLNSYSGWAAASAGFMLGNDLLIITGALVGSSGAILSYIMCRAMNRSFISVILGGFGAEGGTVVIGDGEQGEHRETQAEDVAEMLKNARSVIIAPGYGMAVAQAQYPVAEITKKLRDRGVQVRFAIHPVAGRLPGHMNVLLAEAKLPYDIVMEMDEINDDFANTDVVLVIGANDTVNPAAKEPGSPIAGMPVLEVWNADNVVVFKRSMATGYAGVQNPLFFKDNTEMLFGDAKETVSKILASI